The Thermoplasmata archaeon genome has a segment encoding these proteins:
- a CDS encoding sulfurtransferase TusA family protein: protein MTLSDSELVSLKSTKIIDARGTACPGPLLAAKKAMSEVPINGILEVWSSDPGTNRDLPFWANKMGHEYLGTLIEPGYWKIFVKKKK from the coding sequence ATGACACTCTCCGATAGTGAATTGGTTAGTTTGAAATCTACTAAAATTATTGATGCACGAGGAACTGCTTGTCCGGGCCCGCTTCTGGCAGCCAAAAAAGCGATGAGCGAAGTGCCTATCAACGGGATCCTTGAAGTTTGGTCTTCTGATCCAGGCACGAACAGAGATCTGCCATTCTGGGCTAATAAGATGGGACATGAATATCTTGGTACGCTGATTGAACCTGGATATTGGAAGATTTTCGTCAAGAAGAAAAAGTAG
- a CDS encoding DsrE/DsrF/DrsH-like family protein — protein sequence MVKKMAITVFSGAVDRLTGLSVLAGGAAASDIEVDIFLQLWGVYAMRKDVIEKNMEFSEFENLKPKVVEGLTRIKAPSWIDMLREAKKAGTVRIYACSLALQIWGITKNDLVDVVDDVMGAAEFLDLSTKANITYFI from the coding sequence ATGGTTAAAAAGATGGCAATAACAGTTTTTAGTGGTGCTGTCGATCGCTTAACTGGTCTCTCTGTTCTTGCAGGGGGAGCTGCTGCCTCAGATATTGAAGTGGATATTTTTCTCCAACTATGGGGCGTTTATGCAATGCGCAAGGATGTTATCGAGAAAAATATGGAATTTAGTGAATTTGAAAATCTCAAGCCCAAAGTTGTTGAAGGGCTGACAAGAATAAAAGCTCCGTCATGGATTGACATGCTTCGAGAAGCAAAGAAAGCTGGAACTGTAAGAATTTATGCTTGCTCTCTGGCATTGCAGATATGGGGCATAACAAAAAATGATCTTGTAGATGTAGTCGATGATGTGATGGGTGCTGCCGAGTTTCTAGATCTATCCACAAAAGCGAATATTACTTACTTTATTTAA